From a single Streptomyces misionensis genomic region:
- a CDS encoding SDR family oxidoreductase, giving the protein MSQPRQQQVPPGTTDEMRPRPDHGEHSYRGSGRLAGKAAVITGGDSGIGRAVAIAYAREGADVLVSYLDEHEDAEETARWVREAGRTCVLVPGDLADPAHCRSVVDKAVEEFGRVDVLVSNAAFQMTHDSLTDIPDEEWDRTLAINLSAFFHLAKAAVPHMRPGASIIGSTSVNSDSPPPQLLPYNATKAGIANMVGSLSQMLASKGIRANSVAPGPIWTPLIPATMPPEQVESFGSEVPLGRPGQPAELAPVYVMLASDEAAYVSGARVAVTGGQPIL; this is encoded by the coding sequence ATGTCCCAGCCTCGCCAGCAGCAGGTCCCGCCCGGTACGACGGACGAGATGAGGCCCCGGCCGGACCACGGTGAACACAGCTACCGGGGCTCGGGACGGCTGGCCGGCAAGGCCGCGGTGATCACGGGCGGGGACAGCGGAATCGGACGTGCGGTGGCGATCGCCTACGCCCGTGAGGGCGCGGATGTCCTGGTCTCCTACCTGGACGAGCACGAGGACGCGGAGGAGACCGCGCGGTGGGTGCGGGAGGCGGGCCGCACGTGCGTACTGGTGCCCGGGGACCTTGCCGACCCGGCGCACTGCCGTTCCGTCGTCGACAAGGCCGTCGAGGAGTTCGGCCGGGTCGACGTACTGGTCAGCAACGCCGCGTTCCAGATGACCCACGACTCCCTCACGGACATCCCCGACGAGGAGTGGGACCGCACGCTCGCCATCAACCTCAGCGCGTTCTTCCACCTGGCCAAGGCCGCGGTCCCGCACATGCGGCCCGGAGCGTCGATCATCGGGAGCACCTCGGTCAACTCCGACAGCCCGCCGCCGCAGCTGCTGCCGTACAACGCCACCAAGGCGGGCATCGCCAACATGGTCGGTTCGCTGTCCCAGATGCTGGCGTCGAAGGGCATTCGCGCCAACAGCGTCGCCCCGGGGCCGATCTGGACGCCGCTCATCCCCGCGACCATGCCGCCCGAGCAGGTCGAGAGCTTCGGCTCGGAGGTGCCGCTGGGGCGGCCCGGCCAACCGGCCGAACTGGCGCCGGTGTACGTCATGCTCGCGTCCGACGAGGCCGCCTACGTGTCCGGTGCCAGGGTCGCCGTCACCGGCGGACAGCCGATCCTGTGA
- a CDS encoding DUF4190 domain-containing protein — protein MRLTAPPSVRTGRRDTEGMAVASFVLGLLGLLVLNLVLGPIAIVLAVIALRRNTPRRSRALLGLGLGIADLVLFAVLASVHGATSWSIWGG, from the coding sequence ATGCGGCTGACCGCACCACCCTCCGTCCGCACGGGCCGACGGGACACCGAAGGCATGGCGGTGGCCTCCTTCGTCCTCGGGCTTCTGGGACTGCTCGTCCTCAACCTGGTCCTCGGCCCCATCGCCATCGTGCTGGCCGTCATCGCCCTGCGCCGAAACACCCCGCGCCGCTCGCGAGCGCTGCTCGGACTGGGGCTCGGCATCGCAGACCTGGTCCTGTTCGCCGTCCTGGCCTCCGTCCACGGGGCCACGTCATGGTCGATCTGGGGCGGCTGA
- a CDS encoding FAD-dependent oxidoreductase yields MPSTANARIAIVGAGLGGLACARALQRHGRSVTVYEREASADARPQGGSLDIHSGTGQVALRAAGLIDEFRALSRPESQEWRILDPATAAVLPVPGPPSHDDDSPEIDRGQLRALLLDSLAAGTVRWDRAVTAVTAGEDEDGTWQLLFEDGSTETADLVIGADGAWSRVRPSVSDAAPAYNGVTFMEAGFADCDTRHPSLAALVGDGTMLASNGDKALLAQRNSQGNIRVYIAFRAPQDWHVAAGVTLDDVESVRRYLVDLLKGWDESLLDFVRRNDGGFIPRPVFVLPAPHTWEHVPGITLLGDAAHLMPPVGLGANLAMLDGTDLAGALIAESTVEDAVRAYESVMLPRSGQAALECAKVLDDILPPQGA; encoded by the coding sequence ATGCCCTCCACAGCCAACGCCCGCATCGCCATCGTCGGCGCCGGCCTCGGTGGCCTCGCCTGTGCCCGGGCCCTGCAACGTCACGGCCGATCGGTCACCGTCTACGAACGCGAGGCCTCCGCGGACGCCCGCCCCCAGGGCGGCAGCCTCGACATCCATTCCGGTACCGGACAGGTGGCGCTGCGTGCGGCGGGTCTGATCGACGAGTTCCGCGCCCTGTCCCGCCCGGAGAGCCAGGAGTGGCGCATACTCGACCCCGCGACCGCCGCCGTCCTGCCCGTCCCCGGGCCGCCCAGTCACGACGACGACAGCCCCGAGATCGACCGCGGCCAACTGCGCGCCCTCCTCCTGGACTCCCTCGCCGCGGGCACCGTCCGATGGGACCGTGCCGTGACCGCTGTCACTGCGGGCGAGGACGAAGACGGCACCTGGCAGCTCCTGTTCGAGGACGGGAGCACGGAAACGGCGGACCTGGTGATCGGTGCCGACGGGGCCTGGTCCCGCGTCCGCCCGTCCGTGTCCGACGCCGCGCCCGCCTACAACGGCGTCACCTTCATGGAAGCCGGCTTCGCCGACTGCGACACCCGCCATCCCTCGCTGGCCGCCCTCGTCGGCGACGGCACCATGCTGGCGAGCAACGGCGACAAGGCTCTGCTGGCGCAGCGCAACAGCCAGGGCAACATCCGCGTCTACATCGCCTTCCGCGCCCCGCAGGACTGGCACGTGGCAGCGGGTGTGACCCTCGATGACGTCGAAAGCGTACGCCGGTATCTGGTGGACCTGCTCAAGGGCTGGGACGAGAGCCTGCTCGACTTCGTACGCCGCAACGACGGCGGATTCATCCCACGGCCCGTGTTCGTGCTGCCCGCACCGCACACCTGGGAGCACGTCCCCGGCATCACCCTGCTGGGCGACGCCGCCCACTTGATGCCGCCGGTCGGGCTCGGCGCGAACCTCGCCATGCTCGACGGCACCGACCTGGCCGGCGCCCTCATCGCCGAGTCCACCGTCGAGGACGCGGTCCGGGCCTACGAAAGCGTCATGCTTCCCCGCTCGGGTCAGGCCGCCCTGGAGTGCGCGAAGGTTCTGGACGACATCCTGCCACCGCAGGGCGCCTGA
- a CDS encoding PP2C family protein-serine/threonine phosphatase, producing MLAEPAPGRMTGGRRRWWVAVTDGVERLGVVRADSGILADPDIASGRLTWINRGHLLPILIRGDRWTTELACPPDGPMGADLGLPVTERTEQLQPGDRLLCYPDGITEARDAHGDEFGRDRFVGDRPARRVARRLPHTCDSRHTPNK from the coding sequence ATGCTCGCCGAGCCGGCGCCCGGCAGGATGACGGGCGGGCGCCGGCGGTGGTGGGTCGCCGTCACCGACGGCGTGGAGCGGCTGGGCGTGGTGCGCGCCGACAGCGGCATCCTGGCGGACCCGGACATCGCGAGCGGCCGGCTGACCTGGATCAACCGCGGCCATCTCCTGCCGATCCTCATCCGCGGCGATCGCTGGACGACCGAGCTGGCCTGCCCACCGGACGGACCCATGGGGGCCGATCTGGGCCTGCCGGTGACCGAGCGCACCGAGCAGCTGCAGCCCGGAGACCGCCTGCTGTGCTACCCGGACGGGATCACCGAGGCCCGTGACGCCCACGGTGACGAGTTCGGCCGGGACCGGTTCGTCGGCGACCGTCCTGCTCGCCGAGTGGCGCGGCGGTTACCGCACACATGTGACTCACGTCACACCCCAAATAAATGA
- a CDS encoding SDR family oxidoreductase: MSSTTTTPRVALVTGGSGGIGRAVVERLAADGYAVGVHYAGNAARATEIVDQVTADGGRAIAVGADVADETAMAAAFDAVEAAFGGVDVVVNTAGIMLLSPIATLDLADFDRMHRTNVRGTFVVSQLAANRVRPGGAIVNFSTSVTRTQFPAYGAYVASKAAVEGITLILARELRGKDITVNAVAPGPTATALFLEGKDEAAVDQLAKAVPLERLGRPTDIAETVAFLAGPARWVNGQVLFTNGGLA, encoded by the coding sequence ATGTCCAGCACCACCACGACCCCTCGCGTCGCTCTCGTCACCGGAGGCTCGGGCGGCATCGGCCGCGCCGTCGTCGAACGCCTGGCCGCCGACGGGTACGCCGTCGGCGTGCACTACGCCGGCAACGCGGCTCGTGCCACGGAGATCGTCGACCAGGTCACGGCCGACGGCGGCCGCGCCATCGCGGTCGGTGCGGACGTCGCGGACGAGACCGCGATGGCCGCGGCGTTCGACGCGGTCGAGGCCGCGTTCGGCGGTGTCGATGTCGTCGTCAACACCGCCGGGATCATGCTGCTGTCCCCGATCGCCACGCTCGACCTGGCCGACTTCGACCGCATGCACCGCACCAACGTCCGCGGCACGTTCGTCGTCTCGCAGCTCGCCGCGAACCGGGTACGCCCCGGTGGCGCCATCGTGAACTTCTCCACGTCGGTCACCCGCACCCAGTTCCCCGCCTACGGCGCCTACGTCGCCTCCAAGGCCGCGGTCGAAGGCATCACCTTGATCCTGGCGCGCGAGCTGCGCGGCAAGGACATCACCGTCAACGCCGTCGCCCCCGGGCCCACTGCCACCGCACTGTTCCTGGAGGGCAAGGACGAGGCCGCCGTCGACCAGCTTGCCAAGGCGGTGCCGCTCGAGCGACTGGGCCGGCCCACGGACATCGCCGAGACCGTCGCGTTCCTCGCCGGACCGGCCCGCTGGGTCAACGGGCAGGTTCTGTTCACCAACGGCGGCCTGGCCTGA
- a CDS encoding SDR family oxidoreductase produces the protein MPTQRIVLITGASSGFGALTARAVADHGDTVYAGMRDTTGRNAPAVRDAADYSEEHHADLRAIELDVNHQESVDNAVAQILAEHGRIDVLIHNAGHMVVGPAEAFTAEQLAELYNVNVLSTQRVNRAVLPGMRERGAGLVVWVSSSSVKGGTPPYLAPYFAAKAGMDSLAVSYAAELARWGVETSIVVPGSFTRGTNHFAHAGQPADAAVEAAYETRYAGLMEQVAGKLAALSPADAHASMVSDEIARIVALPEGARPYRVHIDPADDGSEEVSEVADRIRSEFLTRIGLDDLLSVKTRH, from the coding sequence ATGCCCACCCAGCGGATCGTGCTGATCACCGGGGCCTCCAGCGGGTTCGGAGCCCTGACCGCCCGCGCCGTAGCCGACCACGGCGACACCGTTTACGCCGGCATGCGCGACACCACCGGCCGCAACGCCCCGGCCGTCCGGGACGCCGCCGACTACTCCGAGGAGCACCACGCCGACCTGCGCGCCATCGAACTCGACGTGAACCACCAGGAGTCCGTCGACAACGCCGTCGCCCAGATCCTCGCCGAGCACGGCCGGATCGACGTCCTGATCCACAACGCCGGCCACATGGTGGTCGGCCCGGCCGAGGCCTTCACCGCCGAGCAGCTCGCCGAGCTGTACAACGTCAACGTCCTGTCCACTCAGCGGGTCAACCGGGCCGTGCTGCCCGGGATGCGGGAACGCGGTGCCGGCCTGGTCGTGTGGGTCTCCAGTTCCAGCGTCAAGGGCGGTACGCCGCCCTACCTCGCACCGTACTTCGCGGCAAAGGCCGGCATGGACTCCCTCGCGGTCAGTTACGCCGCCGAGCTCGCACGTTGGGGGGTGGAGACCTCGATCGTGGTGCCGGGTTCGTTCACCCGCGGGACCAACCACTTCGCCCACGCCGGCCAGCCCGCCGACGCCGCGGTCGAGGCCGCCTACGAGACCCGGTACGCGGGACTGATGGAGCAGGTCGCGGGCAAGCTCGCGGCCCTGTCCCCGGCGGACGCCCACGCATCCATGGTGTCCGACGAGATAGCCCGCATCGTCGCCCTGCCCGAGGGCGCCCGGCCCTACCGTGTGCACATCGATCCGGCCGACGACGGGTCCGAGGAAGTTTCCGAGGTGGCCGACCGCATCCGCAGCGAGTTCCTCACCCGCATCGGCCTGGACGACCTGCTGTCGGTCAAGACGCGGCACTGA
- a CDS encoding TetR/AcrR family transcriptional regulator — protein MTTQPGQTTPEPRPRPRGRGRRPADEVRADVLEAVGRLMLSEGMADLTFERVAKAAGVSKTTLYKWWQSPGALALDGYFHAVRATLSFPDTGNVREDLRDQLHHHRQVMAGPGGRALLELIGASQTDPDLARAYRALYSSGRRELAYQRLTRAKEQGQIREDVDVRVLVDQLWGAVYHRSLIPDEPVTPEFVDALVDNLFDGIRPPEQKP, from the coding sequence GTGACCACCCAACCGGGTCAGACCACCCCGGAACCGAGGCCGCGCCCGCGCGGTCGCGGTCGGCGTCCCGCCGACGAGGTCCGTGCCGACGTCCTCGAAGCCGTCGGACGGCTGATGCTGAGCGAGGGGATGGCCGACCTGACGTTCGAACGGGTCGCCAAGGCCGCCGGTGTCAGCAAGACCACCTTGTACAAGTGGTGGCAGTCACCCGGCGCCCTCGCCCTCGACGGGTACTTCCACGCCGTACGCGCCACCCTGTCCTTCCCCGACACCGGCAACGTCCGCGAGGACCTGCGCGACCAGCTCCACCACCACCGCCAGGTCATGGCCGGCCCCGGGGGCCGCGCCCTGCTCGAACTCATCGGCGCCTCCCAGACCGACCCCGACCTCGCACGCGCCTACCGCGCCCTGTACTCCTCCGGCAGGCGCGAACTGGCCTACCAGCGTCTGACCCGCGCCAAGGAGCAGGGCCAGATCCGCGAGGACGTCGACGTGCGGGTCCTCGTCGACCAACTCTGGGGCGCCGTCTACCACCGCAGTCTGATCCCCGACGAGCCCGTCACCCCCGAGTTCGTCGACGCCCTCGTCGACAACCTCTTCGACGGCATCCGGCCCCCGGAGCAAAAGCCGTAG
- a CDS encoding amidohydrolase family protein yields MDTAQGFFSRRRFLEASAAGAAAAAPLRARTAAAGNVLTYRETTGGSVTARPGGRFLIAEVQGVLWRIPRAGGDAVRLTGWELEATRPALSPDGRTVAVCGYRGGGFHLWTLRPDGGGLRALTDGPWDDRGVSWSPDGTRLAFSSERGADPVAGGAFGLWALDPSSGRTTRLSGGAHEDYDPAWFPDGRSLACVRAAHTADGGNDGGLSLVRVPAAGGPARVLRTVTEGRLLCPAVSPGGRIAYVRLTGTSGSPSLPAATATLMVDDRVIAAGEDLAAAPPCWLDEDRLLYVADGRIRIRRVDGRGAADVQEIPFTARMPVPKPPRRAARRIPDPAVPAPVRGLHRPALAPDGRSAAFVALNALWLVPVAGTGQAGVPRRLVQAADVHYLQMPAWAPDGRSLLYCTDRDGLSAVRRLRLADSRDEQVTGGGRLYPALSPDGSLLACQDVTGNTLVRDLATGEERVAARPLAADGPPGAPTWSSDGRHLAFCDRNRLNHRFREGYNLIRIVDVRTGAERRRLPADHQSLSDRVAAGPVWSPDGRWMVFVAESVLWLLPVAADGTPTGPGRRLTDEPADHPSWAGDSRTLLYLSSGKLRLLSLDAAHSPGRPRTLPIRLTGQRAPGAPEPLRVHAGQLWDATGSPPRQDMDVLIRDGRITGVEPHRARRPGHRTLDASEQTVLPGLFDSHTHPYTATYGARQNLTFLAYGVTTTACMGGPLYETVRLRESAATGHVLGPRSLACAELIDGARTAYGMGRAHRTEAGVRATLRRAAALDVDFVKTYVRAPGRTMSLAAQAAHRLGVPCGSHLCFPGRPAGQDLTTHLQATQRLPYGHAATPLGRVHQDLVEQYADGTFALIATPFTAQCLLGADRALADDPRASALMPPWDVAAVRDRASTAPSRQQLDALATEMADYRRLAAHGAVIALGTDSPLVPVGLSLHLALRALHGHGFTAAEALHTATTVPARLFGLDRDLGTVEAGKVADLTVVDGDPFHDFGTLVHTSVVLRDGVPHRRQDLTDLGSADTPPPPHTTWLDVARSFERSSCCHLGGAT; encoded by the coding sequence ATGGACACAGCTCAGGGCTTCTTCAGCCGGCGGCGCTTCCTGGAGGCGTCCGCCGCGGGGGCCGCCGCGGCCGCCCCGCTGCGGGCGCGCACTGCCGCGGCCGGGAACGTGCTGACGTATCGCGAGACGACCGGTGGATCGGTCACCGCGCGGCCCGGTGGGAGGTTCCTGATCGCCGAGGTGCAGGGTGTTCTGTGGCGGATCCCGCGCGCGGGTGGCGACGCGGTGCGGCTGACCGGCTGGGAGCTGGAGGCGACCCGGCCCGCGCTCTCCCCGGACGGCCGGACCGTGGCCGTGTGCGGATACCGCGGTGGCGGCTTCCACCTGTGGACCCTGCGGCCGGACGGCGGCGGGCTGCGCGCGCTCACCGACGGTCCGTGGGACGACCGGGGCGTGTCCTGGTCCCCGGACGGCACACGGCTGGCGTTCTCCTCCGAGCGCGGCGCGGATCCGGTGGCCGGCGGCGCCTTCGGCCTGTGGGCACTGGACCCGAGCAGCGGCCGGACGACCCGGCTGTCCGGCGGCGCCCACGAGGACTACGACCCGGCGTGGTTCCCGGACGGACGGTCGCTGGCATGCGTGCGCGCCGCCCACACCGCGGACGGCGGCAACGACGGCGGCCTGTCCCTGGTGCGCGTCCCGGCGGCGGGCGGACCGGCGCGGGTGCTGCGCACGGTCACCGAGGGACGGCTGCTGTGCCCGGCCGTCTCCCCCGGCGGCCGGATCGCCTATGTCCGGCTGACGGGCACCAGCGGCTCGCCGTCGCTGCCCGCCGCCACGGCGACGCTGATGGTGGACGACCGGGTGATCGCGGCGGGCGAGGACCTGGCGGCGGCCCCGCCTTGCTGGCTGGACGAGGACCGGCTGCTGTACGTGGCTGACGGCCGCATCCGCATCCGCCGCGTCGACGGCCGGGGCGCCGCGGACGTCCAGGAGATCCCCTTCACCGCACGGATGCCCGTGCCCAAGCCGCCGCGCCGGGCCGCGCGGCGAATCCCCGACCCGGCCGTTCCCGCTCCCGTGCGCGGCCTCCACCGGCCGGCACTGGCACCGGACGGCCGCAGCGCGGCGTTCGTCGCGCTGAACGCCCTGTGGCTGGTGCCCGTCGCCGGCACGGGCCAGGCGGGCGTCCCGCGCCGGCTGGTGCAGGCCGCCGACGTGCACTACCTGCAGATGCCGGCCTGGGCGCCGGACGGCCGCAGCCTGCTGTACTGCACCGATCGCGACGGCCTGAGTGCCGTGCGCCGACTGCGCCTGGCCGACTCGCGCGACGAACAGGTCACCGGCGGCGGGCGGTTGTACCCGGCGCTGTCTCCGGACGGCTCGCTGCTGGCATGCCAGGACGTCACCGGGAACACGCTGGTACGCGACCTGGCCACGGGCGAGGAGCGGGTAGCGGCTCGCCCGCTGGCGGCCGACGGACCGCCCGGCGCGCCCACCTGGTCGTCGGACGGCCGCCACCTGGCATTCTGCGATCGCAACCGGCTCAACCACCGTTTCCGCGAGGGCTACAACCTCATCCGGATCGTGGACGTCCGCACCGGCGCCGAGCGACGCCGGCTGCCCGCCGATCACCAGTCGCTGTCGGACCGGGTCGCGGCCGGGCCCGTGTGGTCACCCGACGGCCGTTGGATGGTGTTCGTCGCCGAGTCCGTGCTGTGGCTGCTGCCCGTCGCCGCCGACGGCACGCCCACGGGCCCGGGCCGTCGGCTCACCGACGAACCGGCCGACCACCCGAGCTGGGCCGGCGACTCCCGCACCCTCCTCTATCTCTCCAGCGGCAAGCTGCGGCTGCTCTCCCTGGACGCCGCCCATTCCCCGGGCCGCCCGCGCACGCTCCCGATCAGGCTGACCGGTCAACGGGCGCCTGGCGCGCCGGAGCCGCTGCGCGTCCACGCCGGTCAACTGTGGGACGCCACCGGCAGCCCGCCGCGCCAGGACATGGACGTCCTGATCCGCGACGGCAGGATCACCGGCGTCGAGCCGCACCGTGCCCGCCGGCCGGGCCACCGCACCTTGGACGCCTCCGAACAAACGGTGCTGCCCGGTCTGTTCGACAGCCACACCCACCCCTACACCGCCACGTACGGCGCCCGGCAGAACCTGACCTTCCTCGCCTACGGCGTCACGACCACCGCCTGCATGGGCGGCCCGCTGTACGAGACGGTCCGGCTGCGCGAGTCGGCCGCCACCGGGCACGTACTCGGCCCGAGATCGCTGGCGTGCGCGGAACTGATCGACGGCGCCCGTACCGCGTACGGCATGGGACGCGCGCACCGCACCGAGGCGGGTGTTCGGGCCACGCTGCGGCGGGCCGCCGCGCTGGACGTCGACTTCGTGAAGACCTATGTCCGAGCGCCGGGCAGGACCATGTCACTGGCCGCGCAGGCCGCGCACCGGCTGGGCGTGCCGTGCGGCAGTCACCTGTGCTTCCCCGGCAGGCCCGCCGGCCAGGACCTGACCACGCATCTGCAGGCCACCCAGCGGCTGCCGTACGGCCACGCCGCCACGCCGCTCGGGCGCGTCCACCAGGACCTGGTGGAGCAATACGCGGACGGCACCTTCGCGTTGATCGCCACACCGTTCACGGCGCAGTGCCTGCTGGGCGCGGACCGGGCACTCGCCGACGACCCGCGGGCGAGCGCCCTGATGCCGCCCTGGGACGTCGCCGCCGTCCGCGACCGCGCCTCGACCGCGCCCAGTCGGCAGCAACTGGACGCCCTGGCAACCGAGATGGCCGACTACCGGCGACTGGCCGCACACGGTGCCGTGATCGCCCTGGGCACGGACTCGCCCTTGGTGCCCGTGGGTCTCTCCCTCCATCTGGCGTTGCGCGCCCTGCACGGGCACGGTTTCACCGCCGCCGAGGCTCTGCACACCGCCACCACCGTTCCGGCCCGCCTCTTCGGCCTCGACCGGGATCTCGGCACGGTGGAGGCCGGCAAGGTTGCGGATCTGACGGTGGTCGACGGCGACCCCTTCCACGACTTCGGCACCCTCGTGCACACATCCGTGGTGCTGCGCGACGGCGTCCCCCACCGCCGGCAAGACCTCACGGACCTCGGTTCGGCGGACACTCCCCCGCCTCCCCACACCACCTGGCTCGATGTCGCCCGCTCCTTCGAACGCTCCTCCTGCTGCCACTTGGGCGGGGCGACGTAG
- a CDS encoding DUF4166 domain-containing protein: MTAPASMFRTVLGDDFDRLHPALRRRFSVGLAGGEACTGRGVMHRIWHGPAYVKPFLALGATRNILVPRAGRDIPFVIENVPYTDTFGRETVSFVRTFDLPGRPRRFDAQMVLSPKGDRILDYLGTHQHLASELHLAAEPDGSLLIRSGEHRFREGPVDVRVPELLGATAEVRESFDDTTGRFRIRVSVVNRRFGPLFGYEGSFTASYTDARSHGTRPGLRPVREEERA; this comes from the coding sequence ATGACCGCGCCCGCCTCGATGTTCCGTACCGTGCTCGGCGACGACTTCGACCGGCTCCACCCCGCGCTGCGGCGCCGCTTCTCGGTGGGCCTGGCGGGCGGGGAGGCCTGCACCGGACGGGGCGTCATGCACCGGATCTGGCACGGCCCGGCGTACGTGAAGCCGTTCCTCGCCCTCGGCGCCACCCGCAACATCCTCGTCCCGCGGGCCGGCCGCGACATCCCCTTCGTGATCGAGAACGTCCCGTACACCGACACCTTCGGCCGTGAGACGGTGAGCTTCGTGCGCACCTTCGACCTGCCCGGCCGCCCGCGTCGCTTCGACGCCCAGATGGTGCTCAGCCCGAAGGGCGACCGGATACTCGACTACCTCGGCACCCACCAGCACCTCGCCAGCGAACTGCACCTCGCGGCCGAGCCGGACGGCTCGCTGCTCATCCGCTCCGGCGAGCACCGCTTCCGGGAGGGCCCGGTGGACGTGCGGGTACCGGAACTCCTCGGCGCCACGGCCGAGGTACGCGAGTCCTTCGACGACACCACCGGACGCTTCCGGATCCGGGTGAGCGTGGTGAACCGCCGCTTCGGGCCGCTCTTCGGCTACGAGGGTTCCTTCACGGCGTCGTACACGGACGCCCGCTCCCACGGCACGCGGCCGGGACTGCGCCCGGTGCGGGAGGAGGAACGCGCATGA